In Tenebrio molitor chromosome 8, icTenMoli1.1, whole genome shotgun sequence, a genomic segment contains:
- the Isha gene encoding SR-related and CTD-associated factor 4 isoform X1, with amino-acid sequence MDAVKSFNAELSSLYEVKPPISKAKMTAITRGAIKAIKFYKHVVQSVEKFILKCKPEYKVPGLYVIDSIVRQSRHQFGADKDVFAPRFAKNMRQTFINLFVCPGEDKSKIIRVLNLWQKNQVFAPDVIQPLFDLADPNNPIHKELGTPLQSNGMNTNPGVVKGSPALQKTPTKGSQQGVDGAHLGGANLNMADPNVLVQLQQLQRLLTRTGDSSSKSESQVHFDRKLLDFDYGDEDDEAHSSPKAGPGPGSGPNDSVSRYLLTNPEVLRQLQTIQQTMTAGQTGELDIDKLRKLQEMKQQEEEFDKHLAQTVPNLPFAAECEFKPGNNSSLLGSSYYLPPAADLTQPPPGYKPQQPYEIGQPPNMDNDVQFVGGEADNGADVEVITLDHGDSRSPTPADDRYSRRRRSRSRERSRERRDRDRRSRRSRSRSKSRRHRSRSRERNRAKEKESEKDKERKKRGLPTIKKDNLSVCSTTLWVGHLSKLVHQEDLSNTFGEFGDIVSIDLIPPRGCAFIVMHRRQDAARCLTKLKNHMLHGKAITLAWAPGKGVKGKDLKDYWEGDLGVSYIPWHKLKPDIDLEMLEDGGMIDEDTMPAWMKAKVAAVTPNKPASITTATVATDSASYMAAVAETSRPSVDTSQPPPVPGTGLLQPPPMALPLVSPFQFSNRLLGMNIPPGMLPNVPIGVPPPNISSAMMPNQLVGLGSPFQGHTGLMQQMSLQNSDKGQANASDVSIKNLSESLMNMAQPFGMIPQPPIGLPAPHDDNMDIEMEDAEKPERPPLLSEQLQSLVQFSQNSHRPNPGGLGSDMSELDMDRRDKRGDRNRERRDSHSRERDRDRNRDRDRGRGMTREGPYSDRDDSRGRDRKDDRRERPNRWGERDLDPIERREREKTLNDRLQQMAMPNDVPYSNHDRPPRDLEMSDPEVVMHAELLERRMYPPHKGPPMNPDIEDLYPMRGPPDDYDMNGPPLMDDYPPMMEHPDDWLDEPRMDGPMLPRMHRDEYDHERYGRGRRDFRDKFEPRGRGLPGPGPDFYPPRDGFGPRPMMRGGPDFPPPRPPLMRGPGPHKFHPRGPPPMRGPRPNAPWKDRPGFGPRFDHPDFHRGPPGPPGMYDDPPHMRHRGRFDDRRRSRPEFGHENAPEGDRFQKRSRWGDSHEDNPREADQSQSVEANGADNKGGNTPLHDEPFNRDVVEGEGQQEAEPAPSEAPAPEEAVVAAAEKADEATAAE; translated from the exons AGATGACTGCAATAACAAGAGGAGCTATTAAAGCCATCAAGTTCTACAAACATGTAGTGCAAAGTGtagaaaagtttattttaaagtgTAAGCCAGAGTATAAAGTGCCCGGACTCTATGTCATTGATTCGATAGTGCGTCAGTCGAGACATCAGTTTGGTGCAGACAAGGACGTGTTCGCCCCCAGATTTGCCAAAAACATGAGGCAGACGTTCATCAATTTGTTCGTGTGCCCCGGCGAGGACAAA AGCAAAATCATCCGAGTTTTAAATCTGTGGCAAAAAAACCAGGTGTTCGCACCTGACGTAATTCAGCCACTTTTCGACTTGGCCGACCCCAACAACCCCATTCACAAGGAATTGGGCACCCCTCTGCAGTCGAACGGGATGAACACGAATCCGGGTGTCGTCAAAG GTTCCCCCGCTCTTCAAAAGACGCCCACCAAGGGTTCACAACAAGGCGTTGATGGTGCTCATCTTGGAGGAGCTAACTTG AACATGGCCGACCCAAATGTCCTCGTCCAGCTGCAACAGTTGCAAAGATTGTTGACGCGAACCGGCGACTCGTCCTCAAAATCCGAAAGCCAAGTCCACTTCGACAGAAAACTCTTGGATTTCGATTACGGCGACGAAGACGACGAAGCACACTCCTCGCCCAAGGCGGGGCCCGGACCCGGTTCCGGTCCCAACGATTCCGTCTCCAGGTA TCTGCTGACAAATCCTGAAGTGCTGCGCCAACTCCAGACCATTCAACAGACGATGACTGCCGGCCAGACCGGCGAACTGGACATCGACAAGCTGAGAAAACTGCAAGAAATGAAGCAACAAGAGGAGGAGTTCGACAAGCACTTGGCGCAGACGGTGCCG AATCTTCCGTTCGCCGCCGAATGCGAATTCAAACCGGGGAACAACTCGTCGCTGTTGGGCAGCTCGTATTATCTGCCCCCGGCGGCCGACCTCACGCAGCCGCCTCCGGGATATAAGCCGCAACAGCCGTACGAAATTGGCCAGCCGCCAAATATGGACAACGATGTGCAGTTTGTCGGTGGCGAAGCTGACAACGGCGCCGACGTAGAG GTGATCACTCTGGACCACGGTGATTCGCGAAGTCCCACGCCTGCCGACGACCGGTACAGCAGAAGGAGAAGGAGCAGATCGCGCGAGCGATCTCGAGAGAGACGCGATCGAGACAGGCGGTCGCGCAGGTCGCGATCGAGGTCGAAATCCAGACGGCACAGGTCCAGATCGAGGGAGAGGAACAGAGCCAAAGAGAAAGAGTCGGAAAAGGACAAGGAAAGGAAGAAACGAGGGTTGCCCACCATCAAGAAGGACAATTTGAGCG TTTGCAGTACCACGTTGTGGGTGGGACACTTGTCAAAGTTGGTCCACCAAGAGGATCTGTCGAATACTTTCGGAGAGTTCGGAGACATCGTCAGCATAGATCTGATACCTCCGAGGGGATGTGCGTTTATAGTGATGCACAGGCGTCAAGATGCTGCCAGATGCCTTACCAAATTGAAGAATCACATGCTCCACGGAAAGGCCATAACG cTGGCATGGGCTCCCGGCAAAGGGGTGAAAGGTAAAGACTTGAAGGACTACTGGGAAGGAGACCTGGGGGTGTCTTACATACCTTGGCACAAGCTCAAACCCGACATAGACCTCGAGATGTTGGAAGACGGCGGCATGATCGACGAGGACACGATGCCCGCCTGGATGAAGGCCAAAGTGGCCGCCGTCACCCCCAACAAGCCCGCTTCGATAACGACCGCCACGGTGGCGACTGACTCCGCCAGTTACATGGCGGCGGTCGCCGAGACTTCCCGACCGTCGGTCGACACGAGCCAACCGCCGCCTGTCCCCGGGACCGGACTGCTCCAGCCGCCTCCGATGGCGCTGCCCCTCGTCTCCCCCTTCCAGTTTAGCAACCGGCTGCTGGGCATGAACATACCGCCGGGGATGCTGCCGAACGTGCCGATCGGCGTCCCGCCGCCCAACATCTCCAGCGCGATGATGCCCAACCAGTTGGTGGGACTGGGGTCGCCCTTCCAAGGGCACACCGGCCTGATGCAGCAGATGTCGTTGCAGAATTCGGACAAGGGCCAGGCGAACGCGTCCGACGTCAGCATAAAGAACCTGAGCGAGAGCCTGATGAACATGGCTCAGCCGTTCGGGATGATCCCGCAGCCGCCGATCGGGCTGCCGGCGCCGCACGACGACAACATGGACATCGAGATGGAGGATGCCGAGAAGCCGGAGAGACCTCCGCTCTTGAGCGAACAGTTGCAGTCGTTGGTGCAGTTCTCGCAGAACAGTCACAGACCGAATCCGGGAGGGTTGGGCAGCGACATGTCGGAACTGGATATGGATCGAAGGGACAAGCGGGGCGACAGGAACAGGGAGAGGAGGGATTCGCACAGCAGAGAGAGGGACAGAGATCGGAACAG GGACAGAGACCGGGGCAGAGGCATGACCAGAGAGGGACCTTACTCCGATCGTGACGACAGCAGAGGACGGGACCGCAAAGACGACCGCCGGGAACGCCCCAACCGTTGGGGCGAGCGTGACCTCGACCCAATCGAGCGTCGCGAACGCGAGAAAACCCTCAACGACAGACTCCAGCAAATGGCGATGCCGAACGACGTCCCCTACTCGAACCACGACAGACCGCCCCGGGACCTGGAGATGAGCGATCCTGAGGTCGTGATGCACGCTGAGCTGCTCGAGAGACGGATGTACCCGCCGCACAAGGGACCCCCGATGAACCCCGATATCGAGGACCTGTACCCGATGCGGGGGCCACCGGACGACTATGACATGAACGGCCCCCCGCTGATGGACGACTACCCGCCCATGATGGAGCATCCCGACGACTGGTTGGACGAGCCCCGGATGGACGGACCGATGCTCCCAAGGATGCACCGCGACGAGTACGACCACGAGCGCTACGGACGCGGCAGGAGGGACTTCCGGGACAAATTCGAGCCGCGAGGGAGAGGACTTCCCGGACCCGGACCGGACTTCTATCCGCCCAGGGACGGGTTCGGTCCGAGGCCTATGATGCGAGGGGGGCCAGATTTTCCGCCCCCGAGGCCGCCGCTCATGAGGGGGCCCGGACCCCACAAGTTCCACCCGAGGGGGCCGCCCCCGATGAGGGGACCCAGGCCGA ACGCCCCATGGAAGGACAGGCCCGGCTTCGGCCCCAGATTCGACCACCCGGACTTCCACCGCGGTCCGCCGGGTCCCCCCGGAATGTACGACGACCCTCCCCACATGCGCCACCGCGGTCGGTTCGACGACAGACGTCGTTCCAGACCGGAGTTCGGTCACGAAAATGCCCCGGAAGGCGACCGCTTCCAGAAGCGCAGCAGGTGGGGCGACTCTCACGAGGATAATCCGAGAGAGGCCGACCAGAGCCAGTCTGTCGAGGCGAACGGTGCCGACAACAAAGGTGGCAATACGCCGTTGCATGACGAACCATTTAATCGTGACGTTGTAGAAGGGGAGGGACAACAGGAGGCAGAACCGGCACCGAGCGAGGCACCTGCTCCGGAAGAAGCCGTCGTCGCCGCCGCAGAGAAGGCGGATGAGGCGACGGCAGCGGAGTAA
- the Isha gene encoding SR-related and CTD-associated factor 4 isoform X2, giving the protein MDAVKSFNAELSSLYEVKPPISKAKMTAITRGAIKAIKFYKHVVQSVEKFILKCKPEYKVPGLYVIDSIVRQSRHQFGADKDVFAPRFAKNMRQTFINLFVCPGEDKSKIIRVLNLWQKNQVFAPDVIQPLFDLADPNNPIHKELGTPLQSNGMNTNPGVVKGSPALQKTPTKGSQQGVDGAHLGGANLNMADPNVLVQLQQLQRLLTRTGDSSSKSESQVHFDRKLLDFDYGDEDDEAHSSPKAGPGPGSGPNDSVSSLLTNPEVLRQLQTIQQTMTAGQTGELDIDKLRKLQEMKQQEEEFDKHLAQTVPNLPFAAECEFKPGNNSSLLGSSYYLPPAADLTQPPPGYKPQQPYEIGQPPNMDNDVQFVGGEADNGADVEVITLDHGDSRSPTPADDRYSRRRRSRSRERSRERRDRDRRSRRSRSRSKSRRHRSRSRERNRAKEKESEKDKERKKRGLPTIKKDNLSVCSTTLWVGHLSKLVHQEDLSNTFGEFGDIVSIDLIPPRGCAFIVMHRRQDAARCLTKLKNHMLHGKAITLAWAPGKGVKGKDLKDYWEGDLGVSYIPWHKLKPDIDLEMLEDGGMIDEDTMPAWMKAKVAAVTPNKPASITTATVATDSASYMAAVAETSRPSVDTSQPPPVPGTGLLQPPPMALPLVSPFQFSNRLLGMNIPPGMLPNVPIGVPPPNISSAMMPNQLVGLGSPFQGHTGLMQQMSLQNSDKGQANASDVSIKNLSESLMNMAQPFGMIPQPPIGLPAPHDDNMDIEMEDAEKPERPPLLSEQLQSLVQFSQNSHRPNPGGLGSDMSELDMDRRDKRGDRNRERRDSHSRERDRDRNRDRDRGRGMTREGPYSDRDDSRGRDRKDDRRERPNRWGERDLDPIERREREKTLNDRLQQMAMPNDVPYSNHDRPPRDLEMSDPEVVMHAELLERRMYPPHKGPPMNPDIEDLYPMRGPPDDYDMNGPPLMDDYPPMMEHPDDWLDEPRMDGPMLPRMHRDEYDHERYGRGRRDFRDKFEPRGRGLPGPGPDFYPPRDGFGPRPMMRGGPDFPPPRPPLMRGPGPHKFHPRGPPPMRGPRPNAPWKDRPGFGPRFDHPDFHRGPPGPPGMYDDPPHMRHRGRFDDRRRSRPEFGHENAPEGDRFQKRSRWGDSHEDNPREADQSQSVEANGADNKGGNTPLHDEPFNRDVVEGEGQQEAEPAPSEAPAPEEAVVAAAEKADEATAAE; this is encoded by the exons AGATGACTGCAATAACAAGAGGAGCTATTAAAGCCATCAAGTTCTACAAACATGTAGTGCAAAGTGtagaaaagtttattttaaagtgTAAGCCAGAGTATAAAGTGCCCGGACTCTATGTCATTGATTCGATAGTGCGTCAGTCGAGACATCAGTTTGGTGCAGACAAGGACGTGTTCGCCCCCAGATTTGCCAAAAACATGAGGCAGACGTTCATCAATTTGTTCGTGTGCCCCGGCGAGGACAAA AGCAAAATCATCCGAGTTTTAAATCTGTGGCAAAAAAACCAGGTGTTCGCACCTGACGTAATTCAGCCACTTTTCGACTTGGCCGACCCCAACAACCCCATTCACAAGGAATTGGGCACCCCTCTGCAGTCGAACGGGATGAACACGAATCCGGGTGTCGTCAAAG GTTCCCCCGCTCTTCAAAAGACGCCCACCAAGGGTTCACAACAAGGCGTTGATGGTGCTCATCTTGGAGGAGCTAACTTG AACATGGCCGACCCAAATGTCCTCGTCCAGCTGCAACAGTTGCAAAGATTGTTGACGCGAACCGGCGACTCGTCCTCAAAATCCGAAAGCCAAGTCCACTTCGACAGAAAACTCTTGGATTTCGATTACGGCGACGAAGACGACGAAGCACACTCCTCGCCCAAGGCGGGGCCCGGACCCGGTTCCGGTCCCAACGATTCCGTCTCCAG TCTGCTGACAAATCCTGAAGTGCTGCGCCAACTCCAGACCATTCAACAGACGATGACTGCCGGCCAGACCGGCGAACTGGACATCGACAAGCTGAGAAAACTGCAAGAAATGAAGCAACAAGAGGAGGAGTTCGACAAGCACTTGGCGCAGACGGTGCCG AATCTTCCGTTCGCCGCCGAATGCGAATTCAAACCGGGGAACAACTCGTCGCTGTTGGGCAGCTCGTATTATCTGCCCCCGGCGGCCGACCTCACGCAGCCGCCTCCGGGATATAAGCCGCAACAGCCGTACGAAATTGGCCAGCCGCCAAATATGGACAACGATGTGCAGTTTGTCGGTGGCGAAGCTGACAACGGCGCCGACGTAGAG GTGATCACTCTGGACCACGGTGATTCGCGAAGTCCCACGCCTGCCGACGACCGGTACAGCAGAAGGAGAAGGAGCAGATCGCGCGAGCGATCTCGAGAGAGACGCGATCGAGACAGGCGGTCGCGCAGGTCGCGATCGAGGTCGAAATCCAGACGGCACAGGTCCAGATCGAGGGAGAGGAACAGAGCCAAAGAGAAAGAGTCGGAAAAGGACAAGGAAAGGAAGAAACGAGGGTTGCCCACCATCAAGAAGGACAATTTGAGCG TTTGCAGTACCACGTTGTGGGTGGGACACTTGTCAAAGTTGGTCCACCAAGAGGATCTGTCGAATACTTTCGGAGAGTTCGGAGACATCGTCAGCATAGATCTGATACCTCCGAGGGGATGTGCGTTTATAGTGATGCACAGGCGTCAAGATGCTGCCAGATGCCTTACCAAATTGAAGAATCACATGCTCCACGGAAAGGCCATAACG cTGGCATGGGCTCCCGGCAAAGGGGTGAAAGGTAAAGACTTGAAGGACTACTGGGAAGGAGACCTGGGGGTGTCTTACATACCTTGGCACAAGCTCAAACCCGACATAGACCTCGAGATGTTGGAAGACGGCGGCATGATCGACGAGGACACGATGCCCGCCTGGATGAAGGCCAAAGTGGCCGCCGTCACCCCCAACAAGCCCGCTTCGATAACGACCGCCACGGTGGCGACTGACTCCGCCAGTTACATGGCGGCGGTCGCCGAGACTTCCCGACCGTCGGTCGACACGAGCCAACCGCCGCCTGTCCCCGGGACCGGACTGCTCCAGCCGCCTCCGATGGCGCTGCCCCTCGTCTCCCCCTTCCAGTTTAGCAACCGGCTGCTGGGCATGAACATACCGCCGGGGATGCTGCCGAACGTGCCGATCGGCGTCCCGCCGCCCAACATCTCCAGCGCGATGATGCCCAACCAGTTGGTGGGACTGGGGTCGCCCTTCCAAGGGCACACCGGCCTGATGCAGCAGATGTCGTTGCAGAATTCGGACAAGGGCCAGGCGAACGCGTCCGACGTCAGCATAAAGAACCTGAGCGAGAGCCTGATGAACATGGCTCAGCCGTTCGGGATGATCCCGCAGCCGCCGATCGGGCTGCCGGCGCCGCACGACGACAACATGGACATCGAGATGGAGGATGCCGAGAAGCCGGAGAGACCTCCGCTCTTGAGCGAACAGTTGCAGTCGTTGGTGCAGTTCTCGCAGAACAGTCACAGACCGAATCCGGGAGGGTTGGGCAGCGACATGTCGGAACTGGATATGGATCGAAGGGACAAGCGGGGCGACAGGAACAGGGAGAGGAGGGATTCGCACAGCAGAGAGAGGGACAGAGATCGGAACAG GGACAGAGACCGGGGCAGAGGCATGACCAGAGAGGGACCTTACTCCGATCGTGACGACAGCAGAGGACGGGACCGCAAAGACGACCGCCGGGAACGCCCCAACCGTTGGGGCGAGCGTGACCTCGACCCAATCGAGCGTCGCGAACGCGAGAAAACCCTCAACGACAGACTCCAGCAAATGGCGATGCCGAACGACGTCCCCTACTCGAACCACGACAGACCGCCCCGGGACCTGGAGATGAGCGATCCTGAGGTCGTGATGCACGCTGAGCTGCTCGAGAGACGGATGTACCCGCCGCACAAGGGACCCCCGATGAACCCCGATATCGAGGACCTGTACCCGATGCGGGGGCCACCGGACGACTATGACATGAACGGCCCCCCGCTGATGGACGACTACCCGCCCATGATGGAGCATCCCGACGACTGGTTGGACGAGCCCCGGATGGACGGACCGATGCTCCCAAGGATGCACCGCGACGAGTACGACCACGAGCGCTACGGACGCGGCAGGAGGGACTTCCGGGACAAATTCGAGCCGCGAGGGAGAGGACTTCCCGGACCCGGACCGGACTTCTATCCGCCCAGGGACGGGTTCGGTCCGAGGCCTATGATGCGAGGGGGGCCAGATTTTCCGCCCCCGAGGCCGCCGCTCATGAGGGGGCCCGGACCCCACAAGTTCCACCCGAGGGGGCCGCCCCCGATGAGGGGACCCAGGCCGA ACGCCCCATGGAAGGACAGGCCCGGCTTCGGCCCCAGATTCGACCACCCGGACTTCCACCGCGGTCCGCCGGGTCCCCCCGGAATGTACGACGACCCTCCCCACATGCGCCACCGCGGTCGGTTCGACGACAGACGTCGTTCCAGACCGGAGTTCGGTCACGAAAATGCCCCGGAAGGCGACCGCTTCCAGAAGCGCAGCAGGTGGGGCGACTCTCACGAGGATAATCCGAGAGAGGCCGACCAGAGCCAGTCTGTCGAGGCGAACGGTGCCGACAACAAAGGTGGCAATACGCCGTTGCATGACGAACCATTTAATCGTGACGTTGTAGAAGGGGAGGGACAACAGGAGGCAGAACCGGCACCGAGCGAGGCACCTGCTCCGGAAGAAGCCGTCGTCGCCGCCGCAGAGAAGGCGGATGAGGCGACGGCAGCGGAGTAA
- the Isha gene encoding SR-related and CTD-associated factor 4 isoform X4 yields MADPNVLVQLQQLQRLLTRTGDSSSKSESQVHFDRKLLDFDYGDEDDEAHSSPKAGPGPGSGPNDSVSRYLLTNPEVLRQLQTIQQTMTAGQTGELDIDKLRKLQEMKQQEEEFDKHLAQTVPNLPFAAECEFKPGNNSSLLGSSYYLPPAADLTQPPPGYKPQQPYEIGQPPNMDNDVQFVGGEADNGADVEVITLDHGDSRSPTPADDRYSRRRRSRSRERSRERRDRDRRSRRSRSRSKSRRHRSRSRERNRAKEKESEKDKERKKRGLPTIKKDNLSVCSTTLWVGHLSKLVHQEDLSNTFGEFGDIVSIDLIPPRGCAFIVMHRRQDAARCLTKLKNHMLHGKAITLAWAPGKGVKGKDLKDYWEGDLGVSYIPWHKLKPDIDLEMLEDGGMIDEDTMPAWMKAKVAAVTPNKPASITTATVATDSASYMAAVAETSRPSVDTSQPPPVPGTGLLQPPPMALPLVSPFQFSNRLLGMNIPPGMLPNVPIGVPPPNISSAMMPNQLVGLGSPFQGHTGLMQQMSLQNSDKGQANASDVSIKNLSESLMNMAQPFGMIPQPPIGLPAPHDDNMDIEMEDAEKPERPPLLSEQLQSLVQFSQNSHRPNPGGLGSDMSELDMDRRDKRGDRNRERRDSHSRERDRDRNRDRDRGRGMTREGPYSDRDDSRGRDRKDDRRERPNRWGERDLDPIERREREKTLNDRLQQMAMPNDVPYSNHDRPPRDLEMSDPEVVMHAELLERRMYPPHKGPPMNPDIEDLYPMRGPPDDYDMNGPPLMDDYPPMMEHPDDWLDEPRMDGPMLPRMHRDEYDHERYGRGRRDFRDKFEPRGRGLPGPGPDFYPPRDGFGPRPMMRGGPDFPPPRPPLMRGPGPHKFHPRGPPPMRGPRPNAPWKDRPGFGPRFDHPDFHRGPPGPPGMYDDPPHMRHRGRFDDRRRSRPEFGHENAPEGDRFQKRSRWGDSHEDNPREADQSQSVEANGADNKGGNTPLHDEPFNRDVVEGEGQQEAEPAPSEAPAPEEAVVAAAEKADEATAAE; encoded by the exons ATGGCCGACCCAAATGTCCTCGTCCAGCTGCAACAGTTGCAAAGATTGTTGACGCGAACCGGCGACTCGTCCTCAAAATCCGAAAGCCAAGTCCACTTCGACAGAAAACTCTTGGATTTCGATTACGGCGACGAAGACGACGAAGCACACTCCTCGCCCAAGGCGGGGCCCGGACCCGGTTCCGGTCCCAACGATTCCGTCTCCAGGTA TCTGCTGACAAATCCTGAAGTGCTGCGCCAACTCCAGACCATTCAACAGACGATGACTGCCGGCCAGACCGGCGAACTGGACATCGACAAGCTGAGAAAACTGCAAGAAATGAAGCAACAAGAGGAGGAGTTCGACAAGCACTTGGCGCAGACGGTGCCG AATCTTCCGTTCGCCGCCGAATGCGAATTCAAACCGGGGAACAACTCGTCGCTGTTGGGCAGCTCGTATTATCTGCCCCCGGCGGCCGACCTCACGCAGCCGCCTCCGGGATATAAGCCGCAACAGCCGTACGAAATTGGCCAGCCGCCAAATATGGACAACGATGTGCAGTTTGTCGGTGGCGAAGCTGACAACGGCGCCGACGTAGAG GTGATCACTCTGGACCACGGTGATTCGCGAAGTCCCACGCCTGCCGACGACCGGTACAGCAGAAGGAGAAGGAGCAGATCGCGCGAGCGATCTCGAGAGAGACGCGATCGAGACAGGCGGTCGCGCAGGTCGCGATCGAGGTCGAAATCCAGACGGCACAGGTCCAGATCGAGGGAGAGGAACAGAGCCAAAGAGAAAGAGTCGGAAAAGGACAAGGAAAGGAAGAAACGAGGGTTGCCCACCATCAAGAAGGACAATTTGAGCG TTTGCAGTACCACGTTGTGGGTGGGACACTTGTCAAAGTTGGTCCACCAAGAGGATCTGTCGAATACTTTCGGAGAGTTCGGAGACATCGTCAGCATAGATCTGATACCTCCGAGGGGATGTGCGTTTATAGTGATGCACAGGCGTCAAGATGCTGCCAGATGCCTTACCAAATTGAAGAATCACATGCTCCACGGAAAGGCCATAACG cTGGCATGGGCTCCCGGCAAAGGGGTGAAAGGTAAAGACTTGAAGGACTACTGGGAAGGAGACCTGGGGGTGTCTTACATACCTTGGCACAAGCTCAAACCCGACATAGACCTCGAGATGTTGGAAGACGGCGGCATGATCGACGAGGACACGATGCCCGCCTGGATGAAGGCCAAAGTGGCCGCCGTCACCCCCAACAAGCCCGCTTCGATAACGACCGCCACGGTGGCGACTGACTCCGCCAGTTACATGGCGGCGGTCGCCGAGACTTCCCGACCGTCGGTCGACACGAGCCAACCGCCGCCTGTCCCCGGGACCGGACTGCTCCAGCCGCCTCCGATGGCGCTGCCCCTCGTCTCCCCCTTCCAGTTTAGCAACCGGCTGCTGGGCATGAACATACCGCCGGGGATGCTGCCGAACGTGCCGATCGGCGTCCCGCCGCCCAACATCTCCAGCGCGATGATGCCCAACCAGTTGGTGGGACTGGGGTCGCCCTTCCAAGGGCACACCGGCCTGATGCAGCAGATGTCGTTGCAGAATTCGGACAAGGGCCAGGCGAACGCGTCCGACGTCAGCATAAAGAACCTGAGCGAGAGCCTGATGAACATGGCTCAGCCGTTCGGGATGATCCCGCAGCCGCCGATCGGGCTGCCGGCGCCGCACGACGACAACATGGACATCGAGATGGAGGATGCCGAGAAGCCGGAGAGACCTCCGCTCTTGAGCGAACAGTTGCAGTCGTTGGTGCAGTTCTCGCAGAACAGTCACAGACCGAATCCGGGAGGGTTGGGCAGCGACATGTCGGAACTGGATATGGATCGAAGGGACAAGCGGGGCGACAGGAACAGGGAGAGGAGGGATTCGCACAGCAGAGAGAGGGACAGAGATCGGAACAG GGACAGAGACCGGGGCAGAGGCATGACCAGAGAGGGACCTTACTCCGATCGTGACGACAGCAGAGGACGGGACCGCAAAGACGACCGCCGGGAACGCCCCAACCGTTGGGGCGAGCGTGACCTCGACCCAATCGAGCGTCGCGAACGCGAGAAAACCCTCAACGACAGACTCCAGCAAATGGCGATGCCGAACGACGTCCCCTACTCGAACCACGACAGACCGCCCCGGGACCTGGAGATGAGCGATCCTGAGGTCGTGATGCACGCTGAGCTGCTCGAGAGACGGATGTACCCGCCGCACAAGGGACCCCCGATGAACCCCGATATCGAGGACCTGTACCCGATGCGGGGGCCACCGGACGACTATGACATGAACGGCCCCCCGCTGATGGACGACTACCCGCCCATGATGGAGCATCCCGACGACTGGTTGGACGAGCCCCGGATGGACGGACCGATGCTCCCAAGGATGCACCGCGACGAGTACGACCACGAGCGCTACGGACGCGGCAGGAGGGACTTCCGGGACAAATTCGAGCCGCGAGGGAGAGGACTTCCCGGACCCGGACCGGACTTCTATCCGCCCAGGGACGGGTTCGGTCCGAGGCCTATGATGCGAGGGGGGCCAGATTTTCCGCCCCCGAGGCCGCCGCTCATGAGGGGGCCCGGACCCCACAAGTTCCACCCGAGGGGGCCGCCCCCGATGAGGGGACCCAGGCCGA ACGCCCCATGGAAGGACAGGCCCGGCTTCGGCCCCAGATTCGACCACCCGGACTTCCACCGCGGTCCGCCGGGTCCCCCCGGAATGTACGACGACCCTCCCCACATGCGCCACCGCGGTCGGTTCGACGACAGACGTCGTTCCAGACCGGAGTTCGGTCACGAAAATGCCCCGGAAGGCGACCGCTTCCAGAAGCGCAGCAGGTGGGGCGACTCTCACGAGGATAATCCGAGAGAGGCCGACCAGAGCCAGTCTGTCGAGGCGAACGGTGCCGACAACAAAGGTGGCAATACGCCGTTGCATGACGAACCATTTAATCGTGACGTTGTAGAAGGGGAGGGACAACAGGAGGCAGAACCGGCACCGAGCGAGGCACCTGCTCCGGAAGAAGCCGTCGTCGCCGCCGCAGAGAAGGCGGATGAGGCGACGGCAGCGGAGTAA